From a region of the Mycobacteroides saopaulense genome:
- a CDS encoding adenylate kinase: MRVVLLGPPGAGKGTQAQLISEKFGIPQISTGDLFRSNISEGTELGIQAKQYLDAGDLVPSEVTNKMVEARLDEADAADGFILDGFPRTVDQADALAAMEEARGVKIDAVLEFRVPVEELVQRLLGRGRADDTEDIIRNRLNVYRDETAPLLEYYQSVLQTIDAVGTVDEVFARTSQALVR, encoded by the coding sequence GTGAGAGTGGTGTTACTCGGCCCGCCAGGGGCAGGCAAAGGTACGCAGGCGCAACTGATTTCGGAGAAGTTCGGCATTCCGCAGATCTCCACCGGCGACCTGTTCAGATCGAACATCAGCGAGGGCACCGAGCTGGGAATCCAGGCCAAGCAGTACCTGGACGCCGGAGACCTGGTGCCCAGCGAGGTCACCAACAAGATGGTCGAAGCGCGCCTCGACGAGGCCGATGCTGCCGACGGCTTCATTCTCGACGGCTTCCCGCGCACCGTGGACCAGGCGGATGCGCTGGCCGCGATGGAAGAGGCTCGCGGCGTGAAGATCGACGCCGTGCTGGAGTTCCGGGTACCGGTCGAAGAGCTGGTGCAGCGGCTGCTGGGCCGTGGCCGCGCGGACGACACCGAGGACATCATTCGCAACCGGCTCAACGTGTACCGCGACGAGACCGCGCCGTTGCTGGAGTACTACCAGAGCGTGCTGCAGACCATCGATGCCGTCGGCACGGTGGACGAGGTGTTCGCGCGCACCTCGCAGGCCTTGGTCCGGTAG